From Deinococcus aquaedulcis, the proteins below share one genomic window:
- a CDS encoding PHP-associated domain-containing protein, which produces MQNNIVWRRGVQVMRVDLHTHTEVSPDCKTPLRDIPGWMLRTNTRVLAVTDHDQYRGGPELQAIVRDLGLEDRLSVIAGEEITTREGELIGLFLQERIPPQLSPEETVQAIKAQGGLVLLQHGFDPLKRHRLRPEATARIAEQVDIVEVFNSRLSRHHWNRVAEAWAQERGLPVCAGSDAHTLRDIGEAWVEAPFRTVQTPEQLLAVLREGVVAGRWTHPVYAFGQKQWRNFNGQFRRF; this is translated from the coding sequence ATGCAGAACAACATTGTCTGGCGCCGGGGCGTGCAGGTAATGCGTGTGGACTTGCACACCCACACCGAGGTCAGCCCGGACTGCAAAACGCCGCTGCGCGACATCCCCGGCTGGATGCTGCGCACCAACACGCGCGTCCTGGCGGTGACCGATCACGACCAATACCGGGGCGGCCCCGAACTGCAAGCCATTGTGCGCGACCTGGGCCTAGAGGACCGCCTGAGTGTCATTGCTGGCGAGGAAATCACCACCCGTGAAGGCGAGCTGATTGGCCTGTTCCTTCAGGAGCGCATTCCACCGCAGCTGTCGCCCGAAGAGACGGTGCAGGCCATCAAGGCCCAGGGCGGGCTGGTGCTCCTGCAACACGGCTTCGATCCCCTCAAGCGCCATCGCCTGCGCCCCGAAGCCACCGCCCGCATCGCAGAGCAGGTGGATATCGTGGAGGTCTTCAACTCCCGCCTTTCGCGGCACCACTGGAACCGCGTGGCCGAGGCCTGGGCGCAGGAACGGGGCCTGCCCGTCTGTGCGGGCAGCGACGCCCACACCCTGCGCGATATTGGCGAGGCCTGGGTGGAAGCGCCGTTCCGAACGGTGCAAACGCCCGAGCAGCTGCTCGCGGTACTGCGCGAAGGTGTGGTGGCTGGCCGCTGGACCCATCCGGTGTACGCCTTTGGTCAGAAACAGTGGCGCAATTTCAATGGGCAGTTCCGGCGCTTCTGA
- a CDS encoding diacylglycerol/lipid kinase family protein, which yields MTAATGPSPTQTDRGHATLIYNANAGGSGHCTPEDLVGVLHGLGFKPVCRATTSEDELQEALATAQGPVFVAGGDGTVRAVALQLAGRPDVVLGIVPMGTANNVARTLGIQGSPLDILASYGTAQVQPFDLGRVTAPWGQDVFLEACGCGAFADVLAEYDPESGKSPLRAVQALTTALTSFDPPPLSLTVDGQTAPPTAFALLEVMNTRATGPRLRLATHADPSDGQLDVVRIDAGGREGLLAYLAALARDEFDALSSVESSRAAVVDIPYSGQAFHIDAEVRPPMPSVTGVVRVEAWPGALQVLVPEQGEG from the coding sequence ATGACAGCAGCCACCGGCCCATCGCCCACCCAGACAGACCGGGGGCACGCCACCCTGATTTACAACGCGAATGCGGGCGGCAGCGGCCACTGCACCCCCGAGGATCTGGTGGGTGTGCTGCATGGCCTGGGGTTCAAGCCCGTGTGCCGCGCCACCACCTCTGAAGACGAGCTGCAAGAGGCGCTGGCCACCGCGCAGGGCCCCGTCTTCGTGGCCGGCGGTGACGGCACCGTGCGCGCGGTGGCCCTGCAACTGGCGGGCCGCCCTGACGTGGTGCTGGGCATCGTGCCGATGGGCACCGCCAACAATGTGGCGCGGACACTGGGCATTCAGGGCTCGCCGCTGGACATCCTGGCGTCGTACGGGACCGCGCAGGTCCAGCCCTTCGACCTGGGCCGGGTCACGGCGCCCTGGGGCCAGGACGTGTTTCTGGAAGCCTGCGGCTGCGGCGCCTTTGCCGATGTGCTGGCCGAGTACGACCCCGAGTCCGGTAAGAGCCCTCTGCGCGCCGTGCAGGCCCTGACCACGGCCCTGACCAGCTTTGATCCGCCGCCCCTGAGCCTCACAGTGGATGGGCAGACCGCGCCCCCCACCGCGTTCGCGCTGCTGGAGGTCATGAACACCCGCGCCACCGGCCCCCGACTGCGGCTGGCCACCCACGCCGATCCCAGCGACGGCCAGCTGGATGTGGTGCGCATTGACGCGGGGGGCCGTGAAGGGCTGCTGGCCTACCTCGCCGCCCTGGCCCGCGACGAGTTCGACGCCCTGTCCAGTGTCGAGAGCAGCCGCGCGGCCGTTGTGGACATTCCCTATAGCGGACAGGCCTTTCACATTGACGCCGAGGTCCGCCCCCCCATGCCCAGCGTGACTGGCGTGGTGCGGGTTGAGGCGTGGCCCGGCGCCCTTCAGGTGCTGGTCCCCGAACAGGGAGAAGGCTGA